One genomic window of Roseobacter ponti includes the following:
- a CDS encoding acyl-CoA dehydrogenase, protein MNVEAPVLKAKDAPDLGNFDWSDPFRMSDQLEEDERMIRDSARAYAEEKLQPRAIEAFANETTDASIFKEMGDMGLLGITLPEEYGGLGGSYVSYGLVAREIERVDSGYRSMMSVQSSLVIYPIYAYGSEAQRRKYLPGLCSGDLIGCFGLTEPDAGSDPAGMKTRAVKTDTGYRLSGSKMWISNAPVADVFVVWAKSEAHGGKIRGFVLEKGMKGLSAPKVGNKLSLRASVTGEIVMDGVEVSEEALLPNVQGLKGPFGCLNRARYGISWGVMGAAEFCWHAARQYGLDRHQFGKPLAGTQLFQKKLADMMTEISLGLQASLQVGRLMDAANAAPEMISIIKRNNCGKALDIARMSRDMHGGNGISGEFQVIRHMMNLETVNTYEGTHDVHALILGRAQTGIQAFF, encoded by the coding sequence ATGAATGTAGAAGCCCCCGTACTGAAAGCCAAAGATGCCCCCGATCTGGGTAATTTCGACTGGTCAGACCCTTTCCGGATGTCAGACCAGCTGGAAGAAGACGAGCGCATGATCCGTGACAGCGCAAGGGCATATGCTGAGGAAAAGCTGCAGCCGCGCGCCATCGAGGCCTTTGCTAATGAGACCACGGATGCGTCGATTTTCAAAGAAATGGGCGACATGGGGTTGCTCGGTATTACCCTGCCCGAAGAGTATGGCGGCCTTGGTGGATCTTACGTGTCCTATGGCCTGGTCGCGCGTGAAATCGAACGGGTTGATTCAGGGTACCGGTCGATGATGTCAGTGCAGTCCAGTCTCGTGATCTATCCGATTTACGCCTACGGATCTGAGGCGCAGCGCCGTAAATACCTGCCGGGCCTGTGTTCAGGTGATCTCATCGGCTGCTTTGGCCTGACAGAGCCGGACGCAGGCTCTGATCCCGCCGGCATGAAAACCCGTGCCGTGAAAACCGACACCGGGTATCGCCTGTCGGGCTCCAAAATGTGGATTTCCAATGCGCCTGTGGCGGACGTGTTCGTGGTCTGGGCGAAATCGGAAGCGCATGGCGGCAAGATCCGCGGCTTTGTGCTCGAAAAAGGCATGAAAGGCCTCAGCGCGCCAAAAGTCGGCAACAAGCTGAGCCTGCGGGCTTCGGTGACAGGCGAGATCGTCATGGACGGTGTCGAGGTCAGCGAAGAGGCGCTGCTGCCCAATGTGCAGGGTCTCAAAGGTCCCTTCGGCTGTCTGAACCGGGCGCGTTACGGCATCAGCTGGGGCGTGATGGGGGCTGCGGAGTTCTGCTGGCATGCAGCGCGCCAGTATGGTCTCGACCGCCACCAGTTCGGCAAACCGCTCGCCGGCACGCAGCTTTTCCAGAAAAAACTGGCGGATATGATGACTGAAATTTCGCTGGGGTTGCAGGCTTCCCTGCAGGTCGGACGGCTCATGGATGCAGCGAATGCCGCGCCTGAGATGATCAGCATCATCAAACGCAACAACTGCGGGAAAGCGCTTGATATCGCTCGCATGTCGCGGGACATGCATGGCGGCAACGGGATCAGCGGAGAATTTCAGGTTATCCGGCATATGATGAACCTTGAGACCGTGAATACTTATGAGGGTACGCACGATGTGCATGCGCTGATCCTCGGACGCGCGCAGACGGGCATTCAGGCATTTTTCTGA
- a CDS encoding ester cyclase produces the protein MKGSRPEQAVLTKGTDMSRTDETRRVIEGMVDGLNDHRIDDIGAFFAESFRWSGNQGCGTKNGLREFQENWQRPFQAAFSDKVCIDEARLYMGEWAAAFGRQEATHSGEFMGIAPTGRRVEIRYMDFWKVVDGKITDNHVMVDFPHVLAQLDKDVFGGEGWEAFDRGEKTPPRPGQ, from the coding sequence ATGAAGGGCTCAAGACCTGAACAGGCCGTGCTGACAAAAGGCACGGATATGAGCAGAACCGACGAGACACGCCGCGTGATCGAAGGCATGGTCGATGGTCTGAATGATCACCGCATTGATGATATTGGCGCGTTTTTCGCCGAAAGTTTCCGGTGGTCGGGAAACCAGGGGTGCGGGACCAAAAACGGGCTGCGCGAGTTTCAGGAAAACTGGCAGCGCCCGTTCCAGGCAGCTTTTTCGGATAAGGTCTGTATCGATGAAGCGCGGCTTTACATGGGCGAGTGGGCTGCCGCATTCGGCCGCCAGGAAGCGACCCACTCGGGGGAGTTTATGGGCATCGCGCCAACCGGCAGGCGGGTTGAGATCCGGTATATGGATTTCTGGAAGGTCGTGGACGGAAAAATCACGGACAACCACGTCATGGTGGATTTTCCGCATGTGCTGGCGCAGCTCGACAAAGATGTTTTCGGGGGCGAGGGCTGGGAGGCCTTTGACCGGGGCGAAAAAACGCCCCCGCGTCCCGGTCAGTGA
- a CDS encoding ABC transporter ATP-binding protein gives MAEIQLRNVNKRWGSFVGVDSFDLTIADQEFLVLLGPSGCGKTTTMRMIAGLEDATEGEIIIDGRVVNDLDPKDRDVAMVFQSYGLYPNMNVYENIRFPLKVRKVPEAEHDERVRRASAMVELDDFLHRKPAELSGGQRQRVALARAIVREPNVFLMDEPLSNLDAKLRVSTRAQIKNLSHELKVTTVYVTHDQIEAMTLADRVVVMKQGKVQQVGTPTDIYDHPANTFVASFIGSPAMNLMDGTIKSGTFEGKNVSISGLTAADGPVKLGFRAEDATLAEGNSGQITAPIYTIELLGDATMLTVRAGGQLVSVKAHKEFRAEIGDMISFSVPVSICHLFDEDTGTRIDRS, from the coding sequence ATGGCCGAAATTCAACTGCGAAATGTAAACAAACGCTGGGGGAGCTTTGTCGGGGTCGACAGCTTCGACCTGACCATCGCGGATCAGGAATTTCTGGTCCTGCTCGGGCCCTCCGGCTGTGGCAAGACGACGACAATGCGCATGATCGCAGGTCTCGAAGACGCCACCGAGGGCGAGATCATTATCGACGGTCGCGTGGTTAATGATCTGGACCCGAAAGACCGCGATGTGGCGATGGTGTTTCAGTCATACGGCCTCTACCCGAACATGAATGTCTACGAGAATATCCGCTTCCCTCTGAAGGTGCGCAAAGTGCCCGAGGCAGAGCATGACGAACGCGTGCGCCGCGCCTCTGCGATGGTCGAGCTGGATGATTTCCTGCACCGCAAGCCCGCCGAGCTTTCCGGGGGGCAGAGGCAGCGCGTGGCGCTGGCGCGGGCCATCGTGCGTGAGCCCAATGTATTCCTGATGGATGAGCCGCTCTCCAATCTCGACGCCAAACTGCGTGTCTCTACCCGCGCGCAGATCAAAAATCTCAGCCATGAGCTGAAGGTCACAACCGTGTATGTAACCCATGACCAGATAGAAGCCATGACGCTCGCCGACCGGGTGGTGGTGATGAAACAGGGCAAGGTGCAGCAGGTCGGCACACCAACGGATATTTACGACCATCCCGCCAATACCTTTGTCGCGAGCTTCATCGGAAGCCCGGCGATGAACCTGATGGACGGCACGATCAAGAGCGGCACTTTTGAGGGTAAAAACGTGTCGATCTCCGGCCTGACCGCCGCGGACGGACCGGTCAAACTTGGGTTCCGGGCGGAAGATGCGACCCTCGCCGAAGGCAACAGCGGCCAGATCACCGCACCCATCTATACCATTGAGCTTCTGGGCGACGCGACAATGCTGACCGTGCGGGCCGGCGGCCAGCTCGTGTCGGTCAAAGCACATAAAGAATTCCGCGCAGAGATCGGGGATATGATCTCCTTTTCTGTGCCGGTTTCCATCTGCCACCTGTTCGACGAGGACACTGGCACGCGGATTGACAGATCCTGA
- a CDS encoding carbohydrate ABC transporter permease, translated as MKFKTFAAFVGPSVFMMLLFIAAPLVSVFIQSFQVTQPVLEQVEVETCTPGFLTQTCTTEIKTVPVLGEDGKTITETRWVGLESYRNVLQMDKFWEAVGNGSWNDIMQIDFWRALRFTLSFTLLTLPLVIGVGLAIALAVNNAARTIRGPVIFVSLLPFIITPVIGSLSIYWLFVGDGILTAMMERWTGTNISMFAQAWTIELLMYFYRVWHVAPFAFVIFYAGLQTVNMDTLESAVIDGASRWERLRHVIVPHLMPLIVFIALIHLMDCYRVFEEIVGFRSQAHVISLQWLTYDFMTPDDAGNRAISRASASAMLTMIGIVFLLVLPLRRTWRDHKGSAH; from the coding sequence ATGAAATTCAAAACATTTGCAGCATTTGTCGGCCCGTCCGTGTTCATGATGCTTCTGTTCATCGCGGCCCCCCTCGTCAGCGTGTTCATCCAGAGCTTTCAGGTTACCCAGCCTGTGCTTGAGCAGGTCGAGGTCGAGACCTGCACACCAGGCTTTCTGACTCAGACCTGCACAACAGAGATCAAAACGGTCCCGGTGCTTGGCGAAGACGGCAAGACCATTACCGAAACCCGCTGGGTCGGTCTGGAAAGTTACCGGAACGTCCTGCAAATGGACAAGTTCTGGGAGGCCGTTGGCAACGGCAGCTGGAATGACATCATGCAGATCGACTTCTGGCGCGCCCTGCGCTTTACGCTGTCCTTCACGCTGCTGACCCTGCCGCTTGTTATTGGTGTCGGCCTTGCGATCGCGCTTGCGGTCAACAATGCGGCCCGGACAATCCGCGGGCCGGTGATCTTCGTCTCGCTGCTGCCGTTTATCATCACACCGGTCATCGGATCACTCTCGATCTACTGGCTTTTTGTTGGTGACGGCATCCTGACGGCCATGATGGAACGCTGGACCGGCACTAATATTTCAATGTTCGCTCAGGCCTGGACGATTGAACTGCTGATGTACTTCTACCGGGTCTGGCATGTTGCACCCTTTGCCTTTGTGATCTTTTACGCGGGGCTGCAGACCGTGAACATGGACACACTGGAATCAGCTGTGATCGACGGTGCGAGCCGCTGGGAGCGTCTGCGCCACGTCATCGTGCCGCACCTGATGCCGCTCATCGTTTTCATCGCGCTTATTCACCTGATGGACTGCTACCGTGTCTTCGAAGAAATCGTGGGCTTCCGCAGCCAGGCGCATGTGATCTCGCTGCAGTGGCTGACCTATGACTTCATGACGCCGGATGATGCGGGCAACCGGGCCATTTCGAGGGCATCCGCCTCCGCCATGCTGACCATGATCGGCATCGTATTCCTGCTTGTTCTGCCGCTGCGCCGCACCTGGCGCGACCACAAAGGGAGCGCCCACTGA
- a CDS encoding carbohydrate ABC transporter permease, translating to MSTPKAMQQSFALRFSSGAFLAFWCILAAFPIFWIAVMSFKSPVDAFAASPLDVIFGPATRANGDGLSVPDIIIGLIVLFFAIRWAFTRLPGLVRRYCPPGYLVLGWVFGAVLYAVAFILIFFGLLPLVLGVLNSILGPLGTPVLGLTTEHYVAVWGENEFYRNFLNSMLVTAGVVTISLTVGTLAGYGLARSGSDLAFWLLILALVFRALPHSVLVAGYLPVFINSSEILRPIFGEGAPTLYGQPWAVIAVLVSINQPFTIWMLRSFFQNIPAELDEAARVDGCSHFQAFRRVIMPVMWPGVITTGLFSFLLGYNDFLVTSLLLDAQNQTMVPAIAGYFNRETTTTDQVEAVAAAVSITAPLFLLVMVFQRQIVSGLTAGAVKG from the coding sequence ATGTCCACGCCCAAAGCCATGCAGCAGTCTTTTGCGCTGCGTTTCTCCTCCGGCGCGTTTCTGGCCTTCTGGTGTATTCTCGCAGCCTTCCCGATCTTCTGGATCGCGGTCATGAGCTTCAAATCTCCCGTCGATGCCTTTGCCGCCAGTCCGCTGGATGTGATATTCGGCCCGGCCACTCGGGCGAACGGGGACGGGCTTTCAGTGCCGGATATCATCATTGGTCTGATCGTGCTTTTCTTTGCGATCCGCTGGGCATTTACCCGCCTGCCGGGGCTTGTGCGGCGGTACTGCCCGCCGGGATATCTCGTGCTGGGCTGGGTCTTTGGTGCTGTGCTTTATGCGGTGGCCTTCATTCTGATCTTTTTCGGGCTGCTGCCGCTGGTTCTGGGTGTTCTCAACAGCATTCTCGGCCCGCTTGGCACGCCGGTTCTGGGCCTGACAACCGAACACTACGTGGCTGTCTGGGGTGAAAATGAGTTCTACCGCAACTTCCTGAACTCCATGCTTGTGACAGCCGGCGTCGTGACGATCTCTCTGACCGTGGGGACACTTGCAGGCTACGGGCTGGCACGCTCGGGCTCGGATCTGGCTTTCTGGCTGCTGATCCTCGCGCTGGTCTTCCGCGCGCTGCCGCATTCGGTGCTTGTCGCAGGCTATCTGCCGGTCTTCATCAACTCTTCCGAAATCCTGCGCCCGATCTTCGGCGAAGGTGCTCCCACGCTTTATGGTCAGCCCTGGGCAGTGATTGCGGTGCTCGTGTCTATCAACCAGCCGTTTACGATCTGGATGCTGAGGTCTTTCTTCCAGAACATCCCGGCTGAACTTGATGAGGCCGCCCGTGTCGATGGCTGCTCGCACTTTCAGGCGTTCCGCAGGGTGATCATGCCGGTGATGTGGCCGGGTGTCATTACCACGGGTCTGTTCAGCTTCCTGCTGGGATATAACGATTTTCTCGTAACGTCGCTGCTGCTGGATGCACAGAACCAGACCATGGTTCCGGCCATCGCCGGCTACTTCAACCGCGAAACGACAACGACCGATCAGGTTGAAGCGGTTGCCGCCGCAGTGTCGATCACGGCGCCGCTCTTTTTGCTGGTCATGGTCTTTCAGCGGCAGATCGTCAGCGGTCTGACAGCAGGAGCCGTGAAAGGCTGA
- a CDS encoding SOS response-associated peptidase — translation MCGRFSITLPSDAMAQLFAAQPDNDLPGVPDYNVCPTNRIHAITGGEAAPRRLTAMRWGFLPHWYKKTNGGPLLINARGETIAEKPAFRSAVRQRRAIVVATGFYEWTRTPEGERDPWHIFASDGAPLAMAAIWQDWTGPEGETLRTCALVTTAANKTMSRIHHRMPVILAPDDWPLWLGEAGQGAARLMAAATEDALDMYRVDRQVNSNRAKGPGLTEPV, via the coding sequence ATGTGCGGACGGTTTTCTATCACCCTGCCTTCGGATGCGATGGCACAGCTTTTTGCGGCGCAACCGGACAACGACCTGCCGGGGGTACCCGACTACAATGTCTGTCCGACCAACCGCATTCATGCGATCACGGGCGGTGAAGCCGCGCCCCGCCGGTTGACGGCCATGCGCTGGGGCTTTCTGCCACACTGGTACAAAAAGACAAACGGTGGCCCGCTGCTGATCAATGCGCGGGGCGAAACCATCGCTGAAAAGCCCGCCTTCCGCAGCGCTGTCCGGCAGCGTCGTGCGATTGTAGTTGCCACCGGCTTTTATGAATGGACCAGAACGCCGGAAGGAGAGCGGGATCCGTGGCACATCTTTGCATCAGACGGTGCACCGCTGGCCATGGCTGCGATCTGGCAGGACTGGACCGGTCCGGAGGGTGAAACCCTGCGCACCTGTGCGCTGGTGACCACTGCGGCAAATAAAACCATGAGCCGGATTCATCACCGCATGCCGGTGATCCTGGCCCCGGACGACTGGCCGCTCTGGCTCGGCGAGGCCGGGCAGGGTGCTGCCCGGTTGATGGCAGCGGCCACCGAGGATGCGCTTGATATGTACCGCGTGGACCGGCAGGTAAATTCGAACCGCGCAAAAGGACCGGGACTCACCGAGCCGGTATAA
- a CDS encoding LysR substrate-binding domain-containing protein, which translates to MIAPRKYLPSVTSLMCFEAVARLGSATLAAGELSLTQSAVSRQLRTLEDQLGAPLFARAGRGLVLTPRGQKYVVEIREILQHLARATVAAQTNPSGGTLNLAILPAFGMHWLAPRLRDFAQRHPEVTVNLATRLAPFDFRTSNFHAAIHFGREDWPGVSYLPLMPEIVVPVCAPGLMAGPASDPREILRHDLLHLDTRPRGWARWFSAVGTEPDLPPGMVFDQFSTMAQAAIHGLGVALLPTFFAEPYLAGGQLVLASSRTTESIGNYYLVWPSEHSKTGALASFRAWLEAQAEAEKDRNMSK; encoded by the coding sequence ATGATTGCCCCGCGCAAGTATCTGCCTTCTGTGACGTCGCTGATGTGCTTTGAGGCAGTGGCACGTCTGGGCAGCGCGACCCTTGCCGCGGGCGAACTGTCCCTCACGCAAAGTGCCGTCAGCCGGCAGCTGAGAACGCTCGAAGACCAGCTGGGCGCGCCGCTGTTTGCCAGGGCGGGGCGCGGTCTCGTGCTCACACCGCGCGGACAGAAATATGTCGTCGAGATCAGAGAAATTCTGCAGCATCTCGCCCGCGCGACGGTAGCAGCACAGACAAATCCCTCCGGCGGCACGCTCAATCTCGCTATTCTGCCCGCCTTCGGCATGCACTGGCTGGCTCCCCGGCTGCGCGATTTCGCGCAGCGCCATCCGGAGGTGACGGTCAATCTGGCGACGCGTCTTGCTCCGTTTGATTTCCGCACCAGCAACTTCCATGCCGCCATCCATTTCGGGCGCGAAGACTGGCCGGGGGTCAGTTATCTGCCGCTGATGCCCGAGATCGTCGTGCCGGTCTGTGCGCCCGGGCTGATGGCCGGACCGGCAAGCGATCCGCGCGAAATTCTGCGCCATGATCTGCTGCATCTGGACACCCGGCCGAGAGGCTGGGCGCGTTGGTTCAGCGCGGTCGGCACAGAGCCCGATCTGCCCCCCGGAATGGTGTTCGATCAGTTTTCCACGATGGCTCAGGCGGCCATTCATGGCCTTGGTGTCGCACTTTTGCCTACTTTCTTCGCTGAGCCCTATCTGGCCGGCGGACAGCTGGTCCTCGCGTCATCTCGCACGACAGAAAGTATCGGGAACTACTACCTCGTATGGCCGTCAGAGCACAGTAAAACAGGCGCTTTGGCTTCTTTTCGCGCCTGGCTGGAAGCACAGGCAGAGGCCGAAAAAGACCGGAATATGTCAAAATAA
- the hisD gene encoding histidinol dehydrogenase yields MAIEYLKRGKSDTERADDDAKTRAAVETALADIEARGDVAVRELSESFDSYTPASFRLSTAEIEDLIAQLSPRELEDIRFAQTQVRNFAEAQRASMLDIEVETMPGVILGHKNIPVQSVGCYVPGGKFPMVASAHMSVATASVAGVPRIIACTPPFQGKPNPGVIAAMHLGGAHEIYVLGGIQAVGAMAIGTDTIEPVHMLVGPGNAFVAEAKRQLFGRVGIDLFAGPTETMVIADETVDAEMCATDLLGQAEHGYNSPAVLLTNSRRLAEETLSEIDRILGILPTAGTARVSWEDYGEVIVCDTWEEMLEVADDIASEHVQVMTERDDWFLEHMTCYGALFLGPRTNVANGDKVIGTNHTLPTRKAGRYTGGLWVGKFLKTHSYQRILTDEAAAEIGAYGSRLCMLEGFVGHAEQCNLRVRRYGGVNVPYGEGAPAREAAE; encoded by the coding sequence ATGGCGATTGAGTATCTGAAGCGCGGCAAGTCCGATACAGAGCGGGCAGATGATGATGCAAAAACGCGGGCAGCGGTTGAGACAGCCCTGGCCGATATCGAGGCGCGCGGCGATGTGGCGGTGCGCGAACTCAGCGAAAGCTTTGACAGTTACACACCGGCATCTTTCCGGCTGAGCACTGCGGAGATCGAGGATCTGATCGCACAGCTCAGCCCGCGCGAACTGGAAGACATCCGCTTTGCTCAGACCCAGGTACGCAACTTTGCCGAGGCGCAGCGTGCATCGATGCTCGACATCGAAGTGGAAACCATGCCCGGGGTGATTCTGGGGCACAAAAATATCCCCGTTCAGTCGGTTGGCTGCTATGTGCCGGGTGGCAAATTTCCGATGGTCGCCTCCGCGCACATGTCTGTGGCCACGGCCAGCGTTGCCGGCGTGCCGCGGATCATCGCCTGCACGCCGCCCTTTCAGGGGAAGCCAAACCCTGGCGTCATTGCGGCGATGCATCTGGGCGGGGCGCATGAGATTTACGTGCTGGGCGGCATCCAGGCAGTGGGTGCAATGGCGATCGGCACAGATACCATCGAGCCGGTGCACATGCTGGTCGGGCCGGGTAATGCTTTTGTGGCAGAAGCCAAGCGACAGCTTTTCGGGCGTGTCGGCATTGATCTCTTCGCCGGACCGACCGAAACCATGGTGATCGCGGATGAAACGGTGGATGCGGAAATGTGCGCCACCGATCTGCTGGGGCAGGCTGAGCACGGGTATAATTCGCCTGCCGTGCTGCTGACAAACTCGCGCCGTCTGGCAGAAGAAACGCTTTCAGAGATTGACCGCATCCTCGGGATACTGCCGACGGCGGGCACCGCGCGGGTAAGCTGGGAAGACTACGGCGAAGTGATTGTCTGTGACACCTGGGAGGAGATGCTGGAGGTGGCCGATGACATCGCGTCTGAGCATGTGCAGGTGATGACTGAACGCGATGACTGGTTCCTTGAGCATATGACCTGCTACGGCGCACTTTTTCTGGGACCGCGCACGAATGTCGCCAACGGCGACAAGGTCATCGGGACGAACCACACGCTGCCGACCCGCAAAGCCGGGCGCTATACCGGCGGATTGTGGGTGGGCAAGTTCCTGAAAACGCACAGCTACCAGAGGATTCTGACGGATGAGGCCGCAGCTGAAATCGGCGCTTACGGCTCGCGGCTGTGCATGCTTGAAGGATTTGTCGGGCATGCCGAGCAATGCAACCTGCGGGTGCGGCGCTATGGCGGTGTGAATGTGCCCTACGGAGAGGGCGCACCCGCACGCGAAGCCGCGGAATAG
- a CDS encoding ABC transporter substrate-binding protein, whose translation MFLKRIALAGAVSLMGSAAFAACSYENEVPVKSLSAGFEAWKAVTDAMAECGNFQAELDQEFRTKQPAAFEANPSLYQIGGVSNGTITPLLNAGTIRPLDDLVEKYGQNLTPNQLIRINGQIMAIAMMVNTQHLMYRSDVLADLGIEVPTTWDEVYAAADQIKEAGVVDYPLGATMKSGWNLAQEFVNMYPGFGGTFFNDDNTTAVNSEAGMAALETMKKALDYTDPEVLVSDSTYVQQQFQQGKIAMANLWASRAGAMNDEAESQVVGKIAMSAAPRATADGAPATTLWWDGIVIASNISDEEADAAFRLAMEGLDTEMVASANDAAIWLVNGYQPTEIAKGAIETATAVPAPPAYPSTTQMGLLHTALGNELPAFLTGERDAEATLVAIDEAYTTSAKEAGVLK comes from the coding sequence ATGTTTTTGAAGAGAATAGCACTCGCGGGCGCCGTCTCGCTCATGGGAAGCGCGGCCTTCGCCGCATGTTCCTATGAAAACGAGGTGCCGGTAAAATCACTGAGCGCCGGATTTGAGGCGTGGAAAGCGGTGACGGACGCGATGGCGGAATGCGGAAACTTCCAGGCCGAGCTTGACCAGGAGTTCCGCACCAAACAGCCGGCTGCCTTTGAGGCCAACCCGTCGCTTTATCAGATCGGTGGTGTTTCCAATGGTACCATCACGCCGCTGCTGAATGCCGGCACGATCCGCCCGCTTGATGATCTGGTCGAGAAATACGGACAGAACCTCACGCCCAACCAGCTGATCCGCATCAACGGTCAGATCATGGCGATTGCAATGATGGTGAACACACAGCACCTGATGTACCGCTCCGATGTGCTTGCCGATCTCGGCATCGAAGTGCCCACGACCTGGGATGAGGTCTATGCGGCTGCGGACCAGATTAAAGAGGCGGGCGTTGTCGATTATCCGCTTGGCGCCACGATGAAGTCGGGTTGGAACCTCGCGCAGGAATTCGTAAACATGTATCCTGGGTTTGGCGGCACGTTCTTTAACGACGACAACACCACAGCGGTGAATTCCGAGGCCGGTATGGCCGCGCTGGAAACTATGAAAAAAGCACTGGATTACACTGACCCGGAAGTGCTGGTCAGCGACTCCACTTACGTCCAGCAGCAGTTCCAGCAGGGCAAAATCGCCATGGCCAACCTCTGGGCCAGCCGTGCGGGCGCCATGAACGATGAGGCTGAAAGCCAGGTCGTAGGCAAGATTGCGATGTCAGCGGCCCCCAGAGCCACTGCAGACGGCGCACCGGCCACCACGCTCTGGTGGGACGGCATCGTGATTGCCAGCAACATCAGCGACGAGGAAGCCGACGCAGCTTTCCGTCTGGCGATGGAAGGCCTCGACACAGAGATGGTCGCGAGCGCCAATGACGCGGCGATCTGGCTGGTGAACGGCTATCAGCCGACCGAAATCGCCAAGGGTGCGATCGAGACGGCGACGGCCGTTCCGGCGCCCCCGGCCTATCCCTCCACCACTCAGATGGGTCTGCTGCACACAGCACTTGGCAATGAGTTGCCGGCCTTCCTGACGGGCGAGCGCGATGCCGAGGCGACGCTGGTCGCGATTGACGAGGCCTATACCACTTCGGCCAAAGAAGCAGGCGTTCTGAAGTAA
- a CDS encoding ester cyclase yields the protein MDKHTDHKKLIGPLRAAMYNFDAGAVRRALHEICAPDVIFRLSFPFETIHGVDAFTERVFGPLLRAWPDLERRDYIVMAGPTPEGADWVGCGGYWTGAFMAPWLDIPPTGHMVHMRFHEFYRFEDGKITEMQALWDLPEVMMQAGAWPMSPSLGREWHVPGPASSDGLVPGPCDATAGEASCQLIIDMLEHLKKHPAEGGPEVMEMDRFWHPRMSWYGPAGIGTGRGQRGFRHWHQIPFLNAMPDRGKYVDEIEYHFFGDRAYAAVTGWPDMYQTISHGGWLGIAPPDKKIAMRSLDFWRIEEGLIRENWVLVDLLHMYDQIGVDVLARMREFNKARTGFDPETGVAL from the coding sequence ATGGACAAACACACAGACCATAAGAAGCTGATCGGGCCTCTGCGCGCAGCGATGTATAATTTTGACGCCGGAGCCGTGCGCCGGGCGCTTCATGAAATCTGCGCGCCGGATGTCATTTTCCGGCTCTCGTTTCCCTTTGAGACCATTCACGGGGTGGATGCGTTTACGGAGCGGGTTTTCGGGCCGTTGCTGCGGGCCTGGCCCGATCTGGAGCGGCGCGACTATATTGTCATGGCAGGGCCGACGCCCGAGGGTGCGGACTGGGTCGGCTGCGGTGGATACTGGACCGGGGCTTTCATGGCGCCCTGGCTGGATATCCCGCCGACCGGGCACATGGTGCATATGCGGTTTCATGAGTTTTACCGGTTCGAAGACGGCAAAATCACCGAGATGCAGGCGCTCTGGGATCTGCCTGAGGTGATGATGCAGGCCGGCGCCTGGCCGATGAGCCCGTCGCTGGGCCGGGAATGGCATGTGCCGGGACCTGCTAGCTCAGACGGGCTTGTTCCCGGCCCCTGCGACGCGACAGCCGGCGAGGCCAGCTGTCAACTGATCATCGATATGCTGGAGCATCTCAAGAAACACCCCGCCGAAGGCGGCCCGGAGGTGATGGAGATGGACCGTTTCTGGCACCCGCGCATGTCCTGGTACGGGCCTGCCGGTATCGGCACCGGTCGCGGCCAGCGCGGGTTCCGGCACTGGCACCAGATCCCGTTTCTGAACGCGATGCCCGACCGCGGGAAGTATGTGGACGAGATTGAATACCACTTTTTTGGCGACAGAGCCTATGCGGCAGTGACCGGCTGGCCGGATATGTATCAGACGATCAGTCATGGCGGCTGGCTGGGCATCGCACCGCCGGACAAAAAGATCGCGATGCGCAGTCTTGATTTCTGGCGGATCGAAGAGGGACTGATCCGCGAGAACTGGGTACTGGTCGATCTGCTGCATATGTATGACCAGATCGGTGTCGATGTGCTGGCGCGGATGCGCGAGTTCAACAAGGCACGCACCGGGTTTGATCCGGAAACGGGGGTGGCCTTATGA